Within the Verrucomicrobiia bacterium genome, the region TGGGCGGGAGGGTGGATGCAAATGTCGAGGATATGGGGCCGGTAACGGCGTCCTTCGCAGGCCGGGCAGCGGATGAACACATCGCTGAGGAACTGCATTTCGATACGCTCGAAGCCGGCGCCGCGGCATTGTTCGCACTGTCCGAGGCGGGAATTGAAGCTGAATGCACTGGCGCCGAGGCCGGCTTCGCGGGCGGCCGCAGAGCGGGCAAAGAGTTCGCGGATCGGTTCGAAGGCGCCGCAATAGACGGCGGGATTGGAGCGCGGGGTGCGGCCGATGGGGGATTGATCGACGAGGGCGACTGCCCCGAGATGGCGGGTTCCGGCGAGTCGGGCGCCGGTGGCTGCGGCGGCGATTTCCTCGAGATCCGGGTCATCGTCCTGACCTGTCGGGCGATCGCCGGGCGGTTCATGTTCGGCTTCGCGGGGGTCGAGGGCGTCTTTGGTGGCGGCATTGCCCAGGGTTTGGCGGAGGAGTCGGAGGAGTTCCCCGACAAGGGTGCTCTTGCCGGAGCCGCTGACGCCCGAGAGGCAGACCAGGCGTTGGAGCGGAATGGCGACCTCGAGTTGGCGGAGATTATGGCGGGTGATGCCGGTGAGGAGCAGGGCGGGCATTGGCGACGGGACGCGGGCGGGATGGGCGGGATAGGGGGCGGGGGCGTCGGCAAGAGCGAGGGCCGGGAGGGCGGCGGGCACAGAGGGTCGGCGGCGTCCGGGGCGGGGAAGGGGTGAGGGATTGGGGGGCGTGATTGAGGACGGGGATGGGTCGAGCAGGCTGGGAGTTGGAGCGGGGCGGGGTTCCAGTCCGTGGATGGGGCGTCTTTCGGGGATAGGGATGCGACGCCGGCCGGAGAGGTAGGCGCCGGTGATGGAGTCGGGGTGGGAGAGGATGGCGTCGAAAGGGCCTTGGGCGACCAGATGGCCGCCGGCTTCGCCGTGTCCGGGGCCCAGGTCCACGAGGTGATCGGCAGCGCGCATGATGCTTTCCTCATGTTCGACGACGACGACCGTGTTTCCGAGGCCGCGGAGGCGGGTGAGGATGCGGGTAAGGCGGTCGGTGTCCCGGGGGTGGAGACCGACGCTGGGTTCATCGAGGACGAAGAGGGTGTGGACGAGCTGGCTGCCGAGGCAGGTGGTCAGGTTGACGCGTTGGGTTTCACCGCCCGAGAGGGTGCGGGTGGGTCGGTCGAGGGTGAGGTAGCCGAGACCGACCTCAACGAGAAAGGCGAGGCGGGACTGGACCTGGGCGAGGGCGAAGGCGAGGGGGTCGGCGGGATGGGCACGAGGGGTTGGGGCGAGCGAATCGATGAGGTGCAAGGCCCGTTCGGCGGGGAGGGCGTAGAAATCGGCCAGCGTCAGCGAGGTCGAGACGGGGGAGGAGGGGGAGGAATCCGGGGTCGAACCCGGAGGACTGGAAGGGGGATCCGGGCAGGTGAGGCGCCAGAGGAGGGCATCGGGTTGGAAGCGTTGGCCGTTGCAATCCGGGCAGGGGCGGTAGGCCCGATAGCGGGCGAGCAGGACCCGCACGTGCATTTTGTAGGCTTTGGATTCGAGCCAGCGGAAGTAGCCCTTCACGCCATACCAGGCATGGGGCCAGGGGTTGTCGGGGCCGTGGCCGGGGTCGCCTTCGATGACCCAGCGCTGGTGAGCGGGGGAGAGTTCTGCGAATGGGACGGTGAGGGGCACCCCCTCGGAACGGGCAGCGCGGACCAGGTCCCTTTGGCACTCGGCACTGACGCCGGACTGCCAGGGTTTCACAGCGCCGTCTGCGAGGGTTCGGGACGGATCCGGGATGGCGAGATCGTAGTCGATGGCGATGATCCGGCCGAATCCCTTGCAGGTGGGGCAGGCGCCGATCGGGTGATTGAAGCTGAAAAGGGCAGGGCTGGGATCGCGATAATCGAGGTCGCAGGCGGCGCAGTGGAGATGCCGGGAGAACGGGA harbors:
- a CDS encoding excinuclease ABC subunit UvrA gives rise to the protein MGQQSPRDRIRVRGARQNNLKGFDLDLPARRLIVVTGLSGSGKSSLAFDTLYAEGQRRYIETFSPYARQFFDRMDKPRVDAIEGIPPAIALEQRNSVRTTRSTVGTLTEICDHLKLLWPHLARLHCRQCAQPVLRESPSEIWNVARRLPHPEFLVSFLLPLSQKLTLPEQLALVGRQGFHRLLIDGEVVRLDDAPTRLLAAPPPALTVVQDRLRPDSARRSRFVEACEQAYHFGHGKLALLAQDPDSPSPARWTLRFPFSRHLHCAACDLDYRDPSPALFSFNHPIGACPTCKGFGRIIAIDYDLAIPDPSRTLADGAVKPWQSGVSAECQRDLVRAARSEGVPLTVPFAELSPAHQRWVIEGDPGHGPDNPWPHAWYGVKGYFRWLESKAYKMHVRVLLARYRAYRPCPDCNGQRFQPDALLWRLTCPDPPSSPPGSTPDSSPSSPVSTSLTLADFYALPAERALHLIDSLAPTPRAHPADPLAFALAQVQSRLAFLVEVGLGYLTLDRPTRTLSGGETQRVNLTTCLGSQLVHTLFVLDEPSVGLHPRDTDRLTRILTRLRGLGNTVVVVEHEESIMRAADHLVDLGPGHGEAGGHLVAQGPFDAILSHPDSITGAYLSGRRRIPIPERRPIHGLEPRPAPTPSLLDPSPSSITPPNPSPLPRPGRRRPSVPAALPALALADAPAPYPAHPARVPSPMPALLLTGITRHNLRQLEVAIPLQRLVCLSGVSGSGKSTLVGELLRLLRQTLGNAATKDALDPREAEHEPPGDRPTGQDDDPDLEEIAAAATGARLAGTRHLGAVALVDQSPIGRTPRSNPAVYCGAFEPIRELFARSAAAREAGLGASAFSFNSRLGQCEQCRGAGFERIEMQFLSDVFIRCPACEGRRYRPHILDICIHPPAHDPLSIADLLDRTVDDATAILEPWDATHARYATERLRLVRQVGLGYLRLGQPINTLSGGESQRLKLAGHLAESLPGVQSTLFIFDEPTTGLHFEDIRILLDAFQSLVAAGHSVLIVEHNLEVLKCADWLIDLGPEGGSGGGRIVAAGTPEHVAHCPESHTGQSLRAILPAL